A single Choristoneura fumiferana chromosome 9, NRCan_CFum_1, whole genome shotgun sequence DNA region contains:
- the LOC141430829 gene encoding elongator complex protein 5-like, whose product MTLYRLKTAPTVLVEDDYDKNILPLLLELANNEKNELHLFCYEKPASFWGCVFKNNVVCHEDFNVDQLDKVAHPKCSVIIDSINQMYLSLGWSECLKVLKQLIFSPNVIQLILIFHKDCLPHSSKLQTNLHHLASAIVSYDTTDSSKIWVQLKKSGKIVKSEEVLTYDSRTSTLKSTIVIKDLNKEEEPAKLMPSSLTTFKIEMDQTEKLEKYKLKLPYMSKINEGESKVYYEPDFVDDWDEEDPDEDLDI is encoded by the coding sequence ATGACCCTCTATAGATTGAAAACAGCACCAACAGTTTTAGTGGAAGATGACtatgacaaaaatatattacctcTTCTTCTAGAATTGGCGAATAATGAAAAAAACGAGTTGCACTTGTTCTGTTATGAAAAGCCtgcttctttttggggatgtgTGTTCAAAAATAATGTTGTATGCCACGAAGATTTCAATGTAGATCAACTTGACAAAGTGGCACATCCAAAATGTTCAGTGATAATAGATTCCATAAACCAAATGTATCTTTCCTTAGGTTGGAGCGAATGCTTAAAAGTTTTAAAGCAACTTATTTTCAGCCCAAATGTGATACAACTAATACTCATTTTCCACAAAGATTGCTTACCACATTCCTCTAAACTACAAACAAATTTACATCACTTAGCAAGTGCAATTGTTTCATATGATACAACAGATTCTTCCAAAATATGGGTGCAGTTGAAAAAAAGTGGGAAAATCGTTAAATCTGAGGAGGTTCTTACATACGATAGCAGGACCTCCACCCTAAAATCTACTATTGTAATAAAAGACCTGAACAAAGAAGAGGAACCAGCAAAATTAATGCCAAGTAGCCTGACTACATTTAAAATAGAAATGGACCAAACGGAGAAACTTGAGAAGTACAAACTAAAATTGCCCTACATGAGTAAAATTAATGAAGGCGAGAGCAAAGTGTACTATGAGCCCGATTTTGTAGATGACTGGGATGAAGAGGATCCTGATGAAGATCTtgacatttga